Genomic DNA from Oryza sativa Japonica Group chromosome 5, ASM3414082v1:
GCGACGCACTGACAAGGCGAGGCGACAGATCGGAGGAGCAATGGCTGATCGGCCGGGTCacttgccgccggcgacgagcgagaGGAGCGCGTCTCTGTAGTAGCCGTGCGCCTTCCCGGCGACGGCGTCCTCCAGCCTCCCGCCGAACTGCTCGTGGTAGGCCGCGCGGATGGCGTCCATGTCCACGTCCGCCCGCGTCACCGCCACCCGCGTCAGCGCCTCCTTCGCGTGGTGGTCGGCGCCgtcgctcaccgccgccgccaccacctcgctgaagtacctcgccggcgtcgccaggcacagcgccgcctccctcaGTGTCTCCTCGTGCCCAAGATCCTAACAAAAAATCCAATAAGATCGATAGATCGATCGATTAGTTCGTCGTGGTTTGATTGATTGGTTACCTCTTCGATGTGGCGGCCATGGATTTCCTTGTAGTGCTTGAAGGTCTCGACGAGGTGCGGCTTGCTCCGGGTGGTGAGGATCCTGACGACGTCGTCGTTCTCCaccagcttcgccgccgcgtGGCCGGCGCTCTTCACCGCGGCGACGAGCGCCTTCGCCTCCGCGCGCGCCGTCTCCTCGctcaccctcgggccctcgTACCGGTACGCGCTCACCAGCCCGACCAGCAGCTGCATCCACGCGCGACACGGGACACAGAGAAAGATCAACGGGAGAGGtcgacgcgacgacgacgacgtgcacTCAAGGTGTTTGTTGAATTGCTTACGCCGCAGTAGGGCTTGTCCCTGGCGCGGTAGGCGACGTCCTCCTCGAGGGAGTGGTGGAACAGCGCCTGGTACGCCTTGCGAGCGCCGAGGAGCTCCTCCGCCGTCCGGGTGCAAGCGATCTCCACGACGATGGCCGCCGGGTGCGCCTGGTGGAGCACGTGGTGCGCCAGCCGCGCGTCGCGCTCCCACGGGTGCATCGCCCACATCACCATCAGGTTCTGAACAGTGAACAAACACAACCACAATAACCCAATCAGCTCCATCTCCATTGACAAGCTTCGTCAAGAATTCAAGATTCAAAGAGAAGAGCTAAATCGC
This window encodes:
- the LOC4338644 gene encoding annexin D4, which gives rise to MADEIQHLTRAFSGLGGLGVDEPAMVSALAKWRRQPEKLSGFRKSFNGFFKDHGGVIEKCEEEYMLHLAAEFSRFKNLMVMWAMHPWERDARLAHHVLHQAHPAAIVVEIACTRTAEELLGARKAYQALFHHSLEEDVAYRARDKPYCGLLVGLVSAYRYEGPRVSEETARAEAKALVAAVKSAGHAAAKLVENDDVVRILTTRSKPHLVETFKHYKEIHGRHIEEDLGHEETLREAALCLATPARYFSEVVAAAVSDGADHHAKEALTRVAVTRADVDMDAIRAAYHEQFGGRLEDAVAGKAHGYYRDALLSLVAGGK